One genomic region from Nymphaea colorata isolate Beijing-Zhang1983 chromosome 12, ASM883128v2, whole genome shotgun sequence encodes:
- the LOC116265264 gene encoding uncharacterized protein LOC116265264: MKIIMERYHNYRFVSNVEGTDGVVRILCVWKEEEMEATSLVVDHNWVGVSFRRLANEKVFVVFGVYLLPRFGERLQSLYKLEALVSRVEGPVMLIGDFNAMLNSRNNSGSAPLLASYLSFSRFVYACRLKEVEDSNKRFTWSNHRQRQDLVQCKLDWCMVNNDWKTGFGGEGRLNVQTSTASDHSVLLYQSKDINDDTWGQKPFRFFKPWLMDKEGKVVMLQAWRGLARGCPMMRLNITTLQSRLEECREHMEQGVEGAIDEEHRVRKQLSQALLMEEVMWKQRSRIRWLAEGDKNTSFFHEMAKSRQAKLKIRSIEYDGTEYVQSRQILEVCTTYFRRVLDTDEVQGMLLRVQIVYL, translated from the coding sequence atgaagataattatggaAAGATACCACAACTATAGATTTGTGTCTAACGTTGAAGGTACTGATGGTGTGGTGAGAATATTATGTgtttggaaagaggaggaaatgGAAGCTACTTCTCTGGTTGTTGATCATAATTGGGTTGGTGTTTCTTTTCGTAGACTGGCAAATGAAAAAGTCTTTGTAGTTTTTGGTGTGTACCTGCTTCCTAGGTTTGGGGAAAGGCTGCAAAGCCTTTACAAACTAGAGGCCCTTGTTTCTAGAGTCGAAGGACCAGTTATGttaattggtgatttcaatgcCATGCTCAACAGCCGAAATAACTCGGGTTCTGCTCCATTACTTGCTTCCTACCTATCTTTCAGTCGCTTTGTTTATGCTTGCAGGTTAAAGGAGGTTGAAGATAGTAACAAGAGGTTTACGTGGTCGAACCATAGACAAAGGCAAGACTTAGTGCAGTGTAAGCTGGATTGGTGCATGGTTAACAATGACTGGAAAACTGGTTTTGGTGGAGAAGGTAGGCTTAACGTCCAGACGTCAACCGCATCCGATCATAGTGTACTTCTATATCAGTCCAAGGACATTAATGATGATACATGGGGTCAGAAGCCGTTTAGATTCTTTAAGCCTTGGTTGATGGACAAAGAAGGTAAGGTAGTGATGCTTCAAGCTTGGAGAGGTTTGGCTCGGGGGTGCCCAATGATGCGCCTCAACATCACCACCCTTCAAAGCCGGCTAGAGGAATGCAGGGAGCATATGGAACAAGGCGTGGAAGGTGCGATTGATGAGGAACACAGAGTGAGGAAGCAACTATCTCAGGCCCTTCTCATGGAAGAGGTAATGTGGAAACAAAGATCGCGTATTCGTTGGCTTGCAGAGGGGGATAAGAACACCTCCTTTTTTCATGAGATGGCTAAGTCTAGGCAAGCTAAGCTTAAGATTAGAAGTATAGAGTATGATGGCACTGAATATGTACAGAGTAGACAGATTCTTGAAGTGTGCACTACTTATTTTCGCAGGGTGTTAGATACAGATGAAGTGCAAGGAATGTTATTGAGGGTGCAGATAGTATACCTATAG